A window of the Pyrodictium abyssi genome harbors these coding sequences:
- a CDS encoding phenylacetate--CoA ligase, with protein sequence MAGKPRILHPIERASREEIEKLQLQRLRETVKRAYERVPFYHRKLKEAGVRPEDIKTLEDVRKLPFTVKNDLRENYPYGLFAVPLSEIVEIHASSGTTGKPTVVGYTRRDIENWAELMARSFAAAGVTSEDIVYIALGYHWFTGGLGFHYGAQKLGALAVPAGTGFTQRHVMMIRDLGATVLGAVPNYALRLAEVAMEMGVDPARDTKLRTGIFGAEMWSEELRKRINRIWDMESYDIYGMSELYGPGTAIECHLHDGLHVWEDHYLVEVVDPKTGEPVEPEEKGVLVVTPLTHDAMPLIRYWTNDLTFMYDSISCDCGRNMRRIGRIMGRADDMLIINGVNVFPSAVEEVLLSEPRVNHHYQIIVEREGNLDRMYVVVEAAKKMSEEEKQRLASELQYRLHEVLMINPRVQVVDPGELPRQEGGKAKRIIDKRKM encoded by the coding sequence ATGGCGGGGAAGCCTAGGATACTACACCCCATCGAGCGGGCTAGCCGCGAGGAGATAGAGAAGCTCCAGCTGCAACGGCTACGCGAGACAGTGAAGAGGGCCTACGAGCGGGTGCCCTTCTACCACAGGAAGCTCAAGGAGGCCGGAGTTAGGCCCGAGGACATAAAGACGCTCGAGGATGTACGCAAGCTGCCGTTCACGGTGAAGAACGATCTCCGCGAGAACTACCCCTACGGGCTCTTCGCTGTACCGCTCAGCGAGATAGTGGAGATACACGCTAGCAGCGGCACCACCGGGAAGCCAACAGTAGTAGGCTACACCCGCAGGGACATAGAGAACTGGGCTGAGCTAATGGCCCGCAGCTTCGCGGCAGCGGGGGTTACCAGCGAGGATATAGTCTACATCGCGCTCGGCTACCACTGGTTCACCGGGGGCCTAGGCTTCCACTACGGCGCGCAGAAGCTCGGCGCCCTCGCAGTGCCAGCAGGCACGGGCTTCACACAGCGGCATGTCATGATGATACGGGACCTCGGCGCGACGGTCCTCGGCGCGGTGCCGAACTACGCCCTCAGGCTGGCAGAGGTAGCCATGGAGATGGGCGTAGACCCGGCTAGGGACACCAAGCTGAGGACCGGTATATTCGGCGCAGAGATGTGGAGCGAGGAGCTGAGGAAGCGCATAAACAGGATATGGGACATGGAGAGCTACGACATCTACGGTATGAGCGAGCTCTACGGCCCAGGTACCGCGATAGAGTGCCACCTTCACGACGGGCTCCACGTCTGGGAGGACCACTACCTAGTCGAGGTAGTTGACCCGAAGACCGGCGAGCCCGTGGAGCCCGAGGAGAAGGGTGTACTCGTGGTCACACCGCTCACGCACGACGCGATGCCGCTTATACGCTACTGGACTAACGACCTCACCTTCATGTACGATAGCATAAGCTGCGACTGTGGGAGGAACATGAGGCGGATAGGCAGGATAATGGGTCGGGCTGACGACATGTTGATAATAAACGGCGTGAACGTGTTCCCATCGGCTGTAGAGGAGGTCTTGCTGAGCGAGCCTAGGGTTAACCACCACTACCAGATAATAGTGGAGCGTGAGGGCAACCTTGACCGGATGTATGTGGTAGTAGAAGCAGCTAAGAAGATGAGCGAGGAGGAGAAGCAGCGCCTGGCGTCAGAGCTACAGTACAGGCTACACGAGGTACTCATGATAAACCCGAGGGTGCAGGTGGTCGACCCCGGCGAGCTTCCACGCCAGGAGGGCGGCAAAGCTAAGAGGATAATAGACAAGAGGAAGATGTGA
- a CDS encoding NOG1 family protein: protein MAVQHEELPWLRRHREMLKLAETVKRLKETHVYSSEEIVRVVGERYRKVRPRRRGLPGRIEFELKRLEVVFNVSYSRLLRVARLPSTREMSEFHRALVLGFVGEEYDEALRAIRRSLRLIKEFWNQYRLLIVSAADAREAARLRKEGSGRILSVVRRLRKRLELLDRVRRELLQTHIVSEGLPIVVVAGIPSTGKSTLVRRASTAEPEVASYPFTTKTVIVGKTKVRDVAFYMVDTPGILERPLEQHNEIERKAFAALQSLPDVVLFLVDPSPEMVQDIEHQMRLLKDVYTGIIANRGAGLIVAVNKVDITPRERVERAVEAVNEALAGTSKTDLCASEPLLISALTGEGVDRLLDTVYQCLRVKTPWLFGG from the coding sequence ATGGCAGTACAGCATGAGGAGCTGCCGTGGCTCCGGCGGCACCGGGAAATGCTCAAGCTCGCTGAGACCGTTAAGAGGCTTAAGGAGACACACGTCTACAGCTCCGAGGAAATAGTCAGGGTTGTAGGGGAGCGGTACCGTAAGGTTAGGCCGCGGCGCCGCGGCCTGCCCGGCCGAATAGAGTTCGAGCTTAAGAGGCTAGAAGTAGTGTTCAACGTCTCCTACTCGAGGCTCCTCCGTGTAGCGCGCTTGCCGTCCACCCGTGAGATGAGCGAGTTCCACCGAGCCCTAGTACTGGGCTTCGTTGGGGAAGAGTACGACGAGGCTCTCCGTGCTATACGCCGGTCGCTTCGCCTGATAAAGGAGTTCTGGAACCAGTACCGTCTCCTAATAGTATCGGCTGCCGATGCGCGCGAGGCTGCTAGACTGCGTAAGGAAGGGAGCGGCCGTATACTATCCGTGGTGCGTAGGCTTCGCAAACGGCTTGAACTGTTGGACCGTGTGCGTAGAGAGCTGCTCCAGACGCACATAGTGTCCGAAGGGCTGCCGATAGTGGTCGTGGCCGGCATACCTAGTACCGGTAAGTCCACGCTCGTGCGTAGGGCGTCCACAGCGGAGCCAGAGGTGGCGTCATACCCCTTCACGACAAAGACGGTTATAGTAGGCAAGACGAAGGTGAGAGACGTAGCGTTCTACATGGTCGATACTCCTGGTATACTCGAGAGGCCTTTGGAGCAGCACAACGAGATAGAGCGTAAAGCCTTCGCGGCGCTGCAGTCGCTTCCTGATGTAGTACTGTTCCTAGTGGACCCGTCGCCGGAAATGGTGCAGGACATTGAGCACCAGATGAGACTGCTCAAAGACGTATACACGGGGATAATAGCAAACCGTGGTGCAGGCCTCATAGTAGCAGTGAACAAGGTAGACATAACACCCCGGGAGCGTGTCGAACGCGCTGTAGAAGCTGTTAACGAGGCACTAGCAGGCACGAGCAAAACAGACCTATGCGCCAGCGAGCCGCTGCTCATCTCAGCCCTTACGGGGGAGGGGGTAGACAGGCTACTCGACACGGTCTACCAGTGTCTACGCGTAAAGACCCCATGGCTTTTCGGTGGCTAG
- a CDS encoding TrpB-like pyridoxal phosphate-dependent enzyme, which yields MLTRGLRAPQTEDILPDKWYNILPDLPEPLPPPRKPDGSIVSPKELEAIFPRSLVEQETSTERWIEIPEELRSIYLEIGRPTPLLRARRLEEALGTPAKIYFKYEGVLPTGSHKINTALAQAYYNRLEGTKRLTTETGAGQWGSALALAGAMFGLKVRVYMVRISYEQKPYRRIVMQTYGAEVVPSPSPYTEAGRKILEKDPDNPGSLGIAISEAIEDALKNPDTKYSLGSVLNHVLLHQTVIGLEAKRQLEALGEYPDVVIGAVGGGSNYAGLAYPFIYDRLRGKTEARFIAVEPRAAPSMTRGEYRYDFGDTAGMTPLLKMHTIGHRFVPPPIHAGGLRYHGVAPTLSILVNHGIVEPVAYKQTEVFEAAVFFARTEGIIPAPESAHAVKAAIDVALEAKKRGERITILFNLSGHGLLDLKGYQDYLEGQLRDAEPEKIDLSYLPKVE from the coding sequence ATGCTGACGCGGGGCCTAAGAGCACCCCAGACGGAGGATATTCTCCCCGATAAGTGGTACAATATACTGCCCGACCTCCCGGAGCCTCTACCGCCGCCGAGAAAGCCAGACGGAAGCATAGTATCTCCCAAGGAGCTCGAGGCGATATTCCCGCGTAGCCTCGTCGAGCAGGAGACTTCGACAGAGCGCTGGATAGAGATCCCCGAGGAGCTGCGCAGCATCTACCTCGAGATAGGCAGGCCTACCCCACTCCTCCGGGCCCGTAGGCTCGAAGAAGCGCTGGGCACGCCAGCCAAGATATACTTCAAGTATGAGGGTGTGTTGCCCACGGGTAGCCATAAGATAAACACGGCGCTGGCGCAGGCCTACTATAACCGCCTCGAGGGCACTAAGAGGCTTACCACCGAGACTGGCGCGGGCCAGTGGGGCTCGGCGCTAGCCCTAGCGGGCGCTATGTTCGGGCTCAAGGTCCGGGTATACATGGTCCGGATCAGCTACGAGCAGAAGCCCTACCGGCGCATAGTCATGCAGACCTATGGGGCGGAGGTGGTGCCGAGTCCTAGCCCGTACACCGAGGCTGGTAGGAAGATACTCGAGAAGGACCCGGACAACCCTGGTAGCCTAGGCATAGCGATAAGCGAGGCCATAGAGGACGCCCTGAAGAATCCCGACACCAAGTACAGTCTGGGCAGTGTGCTGAACCACGTGCTCCTTCACCAGACCGTGATAGGGCTTGAAGCTAAGCGGCAGCTAGAAGCCCTAGGCGAGTACCCCGACGTAGTCATAGGCGCTGTAGGCGGTGGTAGCAACTACGCTGGCCTCGCCTACCCGTTCATCTATGATAGGCTTCGCGGCAAGACGGAGGCACGCTTCATAGCCGTGGAGCCGCGCGCAGCGCCGAGCATGACGCGCGGCGAGTACCGCTACGACTTCGGCGACACTGCCGGCATGACGCCTCTCCTCAAGATGCACACGATAGGCCACCGGTTCGTGCCACCACCGATACACGCGGGTGGGCTCCGATACCATGGCGTAGCCCCGACTCTCAGCATACTAGTAAACCACGGCATTGTCGAGCCAGTGGCCTACAAGCAGACTGAGGTGTTCGAGGCCGCGGTGTTCTTCGCCCGCACAGAGGGCATCATACCGGCTCCGGAGAGTGCCCACGCAGTCAAGGCTGCTATCGACGTGGCGCTGGAGGCTAAGAAGCGCGGCGAGAGGATAACGATACTCTTCAACCTAAGCGGGCACGGCCTGCTAGACCTCAAGGGCTACCAGGACTACCTGGAGGGCCAGCTGCGCGACGCTGAGCCCGAGAAGATAGACCTAAGCTACCTCCCCAAGGTAGAGTAG